A window of Nicotiana sylvestris chromosome 8, ASM39365v2, whole genome shotgun sequence genomic DNA:
aaaaaaggaaaattagcCTATTTTGGTTTTTCCTTTGCCCAATTAACCCGATTAGCCGTCCACTCAATCGCTTAAACAAAAAATAGGTAGCGAGGGTGAATAATTAATGTATATGACtagaaaaaacaaataataaatttGGATGTTTACTTGTGTAAAGATGCCTTTTCCTTTTCGGGTTTAAGTATAAAAATAGCATGGGTTAGCTAATTTTCAGACTGGTAATTGAGAAATAGCTAAcgtttgtaaagtcattgaaaaataatcattattttgctgcaatacggaaagttccagcataatatactagcgattggagcacatgtgtatgaacttccagcatattatgctgaactaatatattatgctggaactccagtatattatgttggaagttcacatgtaaaaGAATTCGTACtccggtatattatgctggaatattttccaaattttgaacagtattcgttcaaatttatctttacataaaaagtgactaaatttcgattacttttgaaattgtggctatttttcaattaccacttgtaaatctggctatttttgaattttacccGGTTTAGTGGTCTATTGAATGGGCTTTAAGAATTTTCCAATTTAAGAGTGTTTAAAAGGATATTGTCAATCCAATTCCAATTCTGCTAACGGTAAAGATTTTCAAATTTTATAACCTTGGAACTCAAAGCACTTTTTGAAACAAAGTGgactttgaatttgaaaaaacTAACCGTTGGCTCTCCACTTTCCTATATAAAACCCAATTTTCTCCACCCTGTAGTCAGTCCTATACCATTAACTTTACTCTTTCTAGCTTCAACCTATTGTTCAACCCCCCCactccccacccccacccccacccccagaAAAAAAATTCTAGCCATGGCTACCACTGCTGAGATGACCCTTGTCACGGACCCTGTGCCCGCAAAGAAGGGGAGGTCGAGGAAGGCGCTGAAGCAGAAAAATCCATCATCGAACGAAGCCAATATATTGGCTGCTATTGTAACTCAGTCGCCTTCACTGGCGTTGCCAGTGGACGACTCAGTTAAGGAGAACCTTGAAACCCTCACACAACCACGATccgaaaagaaaacaaacaagaGAGGAGCCTCAAAGGCTAAGAAACAAACAGAAACTGAAAATTCATTTGAGAAAGAGTTGCTAGAAATGCAAGAAAAGCTTCAAAAGATGACACTTGAGAAGGAGCAGACTGAGGAAATTTTGAAAGCCAGAGAGGATATGTTGAAGCAGAAGGAGGAAGAGCTCGAAGCTCGGGATAAAGAGCAAGAGAAGCTTCAAATTGAACtcaaaaagttgcagaaaatgaAAGAGTTCAAACCAACCCTGGTATGTTTCTTAAATCTCGTTTCTATTAGTCTTTTCTTTGCAGCATTCCTTGTAGAAAAGttgacatttttatttttggggATTGAGGCGCAGTTTATTTTATATTTCATAAAAATTCTTGTCTGTAAGTAGTAATCCTAAAGCTGACATTTTTATTGTTAGGTATTGAGGCGTAGTTGATTTTATATTTCATTAATTCTTGTTTGTAACTAGCAATCGCAAAGCTGACATTTTTATTGTTTGGGATTGATGCGTAGTTGGTTTATTTCATTAAATTCTTGTTTGTAACTAGTAATCCCAAAAGACATTTTTATTATTTGGGTTGAGGCCCAAGTGATTTTATCATTAATTCTTATTTGTAACTAGTAGTTCCAACACTGTCATATTGTCGTTTGGGATTAAGGCGTAGTTGATTTATATCTCAGATATTCTTGTTTGTAACTAGTAGTTGTTTGAAAGctgacatttttatttttatttttcattagaATTTCCCTATAGTGCAATCTCTAAGGGACAAAGAGgagaaaaaggagaagaagaagaaggcagATCCTTCGAAGAAAAGGCCAGCAGCGCCGTACGTATTGTGGTGCAAAGATCAATGGAATGAGGTATTGCTACAATCTTAGTTCAAATGTTCATTGCAttttgtacttttttaatatactGGTTTTTTTTTATAGTGGGAATTTGTTATTTCAGGTGAAAAAGGCTAACCCAAATGCTGAGTTCAAAGAGATATCAAATTTATTGGGGGCAAAGTGGAAAACAATAAGTGCAGAAGAAAAGAAGCCTTATGAGGAAAAATACCAAGCTGAAAAGGAAGCTTACTTGAAAATTGTCGGGAAGGAGAAGCGCGAATTAGAAGCTATGAGGCTCTTAGATGAAGAGCAGAAACAGAAAACAGCTATGGAATTGCTTGAACAATATATTCAATTCCAACAAGGAGCAATTGAaaatgaaaacaagaagaaaaagtaaCATTCCCTTTCTGTGTCCTACTTGTTTTTGTGCCTATGAACTTTAAATCTTATATTCGCCTCGTTATTCATCTTTATAGGAAAGAAAAAGACCCCTTGAAACCAAAACAGCCATTATCAGCATTTTTCCTGTTTACAAATGAGCGTCGCGCTGCTCTACTTGCTGAGAACAAGAATGTAAAGGAGGTAAATGATGAGTTTCGTTGTTTGCACGACTGCTCTACTTGCTTGGGGTTGAGGCTTAGTTGTTGTCGTTACTATTTATAGGGCTTATTAAATTCCTTAACTTAGTATTTCTCAATTTATAGGTGGCAAAAATTACAGGTGAAGAGTGGAAGAACATGACAGAGAAACAAAAAGCACCTTATGAAGGGGTATTTTActttgttttagaaattgaatcCCTTTGTTTCACTCAAATATTTCGATTTTTATTGGAAACAATCTCTCTGCCCTTCCAGGccaggggtaaggctgcgtacatgcTATCCTTCCCAGACCGCACTTGTGGGAATACactgattgttgttgttgttgttgttgttgttatcctTGTTGTCAGAAGCTAAATAAATTCTTTCAAATATGCAGATGGCAATGAAGAGAAAGGAGAAATATTTGCAAGAAATGGAAGTTTATAAGAAGAAAAAAGACGAAGAAGCTGCTGCACATTCGAAGGAAGAGGAGGAACTGATGAAACTTAAGAAACAAGAAGCACTTCAAttgctcaaaaagaaagaaaagacagaAAATTTAATCAAGGTTCTTATTATATATTGTTGCTCTAGCCATTCTTGATCCAATTTCTGATTAGGCTATGAAACTCGAATTAGCTTATTGATTTGGTTTGTTGTTGTGGTGATTAGCAGAAAACGAAAGAAAATCgccaaaagaagaaacaaaaggaagacAATGTTGTGGATCCTAACAAACCAAAGAAGCCTGCTGGATCATTCTTTCTCTTCAGCAAAGAGGAAAGGAAGAAACTAGTCGAAGAGCGCCCTGGAATCAATAATTCTACTATTACTGCTCTCATTTCTCTAAAATGGAAGGTAAATAAAGAGTTTAAGTTCCGTGCAATGTATAGATTTCTACGCTATTAGATTAACTTGACCAATAGCAACGTGAAAATGGCCCCCTCTTTAGTGGGATTACATGAGCAAATGCCTGAACCAAAATATGTTATTGCTATGGGAGCCTGTACTATTACAGGCGGGATGTTCAGTTGCGATTCTTATAGTACTGTTCGGGGAGTCGATAAGCTAATTCCCACTCGTAGTTGTCTGAGTCGTTGCGTTAGGGCAATACAACTACGAGAATCAGTCGTCCTAACATTACTGTACTCTTCATAGCAAGTCTGATATGGTAACCTGAAGAATAGAATTGATAACCTTCCTATTATAACCAATTAAATTGAACTGACATTGTATATAACTTGTTTCAGTACAAAGTTTACATATTTTTCTTTAGTGTGTGTTGATGTAGAGCTATTGTTGTGATGTGTAGGAATTGagtgaagaagaaaaacaagtgtGGAACAACAAAGCAGCTGAAGCATACAAAAAGGAAATGGAAGAGTACAACAAATCTGTAGCAGAAAAGCAGAACAACAATTAGAAATAGTAGAAATAACTATAATATGTTCAACTGATTATGTTGAACATAGAATGATTGCTAGTTAGTTGAAGTAGTAAATAGGTATCATTCCAATTTCCTTTGTTGTTTAGTAGCAGTTAAATCTTTGCTAATGTCCTTTTCACATGTGACTTCTAATGGAAGACATTCACACAACTTTTTCAAGTGTCTGAGCACTACATAGAAGACATTGAATATTCACACTTTTTCAAGTATTCCCCTTCGCAAAAAAATTACAcataatttattttatatatatatatatataatgttttGAATCTCCTTGACATTCTTGGGTTAAAACCGGTTCAAAAATATTCTTAACGCAATGAGATATTATCCGCTTGGGAATTCCCCAAAAGGACTAAGCCAGGCCCCCACACCACCTGCCAAATAGATACAAAGATACTCTTCATAGCCTGTTCGGCCATGAAATTTTCAGTTTTCTATTTGTTCAGCCAAATAGAAGTTTTcactttcaaaaattcaaaaaaaaaaacaaaattatattcatgtccaaacacaactctaattttcaaataccatttcttgaattttattttttttatttttttttacattttttcaaaattttccaatTCTTATGTCGAGACTCCCACTAAGTTTCTAACATGTgagatttttttgaattttacatTCTTATGTCCAAACCCCCCACTTAATACTGGTGTGATATTgttgatttttttcaaaaatctACAACAACCTTTCGGCCAATTTTCTTGCAAATTTTATCCAACTTCATATTTTAATGCAATGTTGGAATTATAATTAAtctctttctttatttaaaatttGAGTGAAACTAACTTTGCTGGCAGTAAAAATCTTACTGCTAtcgcaaaataataataataataataatattagatGTTAGAGCCAcaaaccttcttttttttttaaaagaaggtTCTATCTTGACTTAGTGACTATtggcatttcatttcttttatttttatagttttttttatGATTATACAATTATCTCAATGATTTCCACTCGTATTAACATGGAGTCCAATTACAACAAATGTGATCCTCAATAACCGGAGACAAGATTCATATAGTCcgatatattaaaaataaatttctctTTTATTTGTTCACTTGATCAAtaataatttatttatcattagGTAATCACACTTCCCAACTCATGCTTTGTTGTTAGATTTAGTTACTAACATGCAATATTTTTTCATGTTTTATCCTTATCATTAACTGTTAATTCTTTAAATCATTTCTCAAAACTTTTATAAATgcaaattataaaatatatactttatttatttttttcttaaacagAGTGTAAAGTTAAAAATGAACAACTAAACATAGACGGAAGAAGTAACTTTTTGGGAGGAGTATCAAGTCATACTGGTAAAAGAGAACATAGGGACAATAATAGATAACCTCACACTATTTAAAATCGAGACTCCAACTCTTGATAGAATTGTGGATTACGTAGTAGGGAACTGATCCTCTTTAATGTTCATCTATTAAGTGGGGTTGTTCTTGAGTAGTAGTTGGAGTATATAGTACTCCTCCGATCCATAATACGTGGTCAATTTATTTTTAGCACGTcgattaagataatattaaattCTATATAAAAGTACCTAATATGACTAAACtatccttaattaaatatttaatgtgagtAGTaagaaattttaattttttttagtgaTATGTACGTACGgataattttgtaaaaataaattaaattttttcttgattatataaatggacatttATTTTAGagcaaaataaaaaagcaaattaaTCATTTATTGTGGACCGAAAAAAAGTACGTAATAGCAAAAAGAATAGAAAAAGAGGAAGAAACGAAATAAGTTTGTTTGTCGGCTTTTGCGTCATATTAGATGTGAAGAAAGAAGTAAACATTACGTGTGGGAAAGCAGATTTTTGTCCTTCTAATATCAGAAGCACTTACGAAATTTGTTTGGTGTTTATGAGTTAAATGGAAATTGGAAATAACACTTCACAAATACTCCTTCCATTTACTTTTACTTggtatgtgtcacacctcctttttgcgcgtctaccccgaaggataaatgcgtgagggagtttttccaatttaagtgacaatattcgaaatgagattatttatttaattcagagtcgccacttgggaaagatttggcttttggtgtcccaagtcaccggtttatcttgaatcccaattcgaggaaaatattcgactttccaaataaAGTCTGCggaccagaaattctaagtaaggaattctgttgaccagagggaaggtgttaggtacccccgaatcccgtggttctagcacggtcgcttaaattgttgtaatggctaaatatctgattttatacatgttatgacttgtgtgcttttattaagtttaaaccgcttttattattattattttaatataattgcaacgtcgtgaaaatgcatctcgaaccacgtcacaatcaatgcacccgtggttgttaatacgttccgaccccgttgagatttggatttgggtcacataaatgcgcacccgaatttaagaatgtaaattaattaaaatcgtgcctaaagagtctaacgcattattatctttgaggaaggcagtgaaattcgctaaacggctcatcccaaattctaagtacttattatgaccaattattgagggccccgcaatttgcatttttatttggcgaggctcgtctcattatcaAAAAGCATtgacctatagtgactatgttttctattttgttcgtctctataatgaaagaaaaagagttctaacttatttacatgctcacgagttattatagttgagtttcaAAAGTGAGTCGTTAAATCTGAAAACGATACAATAAGAGCAGTCAGTTAACAATTATGGGCCCAGGTCCGATGTATAAGGGGTAAAACTGGACCTGTGCCATCCTTATTCAGATGTTGGGCTTAGCTAAATGATTCTACACATGTTCAAACTTTAAGAATCCGAAATGAAAGTGATACATAATGAAACCCGTTTTTTTAACGAATTTAGATGAGCAAGTTGTTAACTAAAATAGTTTGAACTATCGAGTAATCAACCTAACGTCTGATGTGTATTTGGAACATGCTGTTTAATCGAACAAATTGAACTAGCAGAATGTTACAACTACACTATTAGTCCTTTTAAACTAAAAACCTACGGGGAAGAAGTTTACAACTTAAACTGCTATAGGATAGTGCCCATGTTATACATAACCAACAACTACCTGATTCTAGTGAAGGCAACTAGCTAACATATATACAACCGAGATTCAGTATATAaccagagtttacatgggcagcgcatagaatgttctaagtacagacagtaaaagaaagaaaagactacattaaactacagcttcaaatctttcctatttttgcattcatgctgagtagcttacaagatgaaccagtgtatcagtttgtgtacctggtatttggaaagcaaggaaagaagatgaagatcagtagaagcagcagtagtgtaaatacacagcaacaacaggttcagcaacacagcaaaaccagtaacgaccagtagaataacctagtaacagattgaaaaccagcagtaccagaatgcaatcgcagtcaaaacagaagagagacggataaagacgcagtagtttactgatttttgaataacactcaaggaaaagcagcctgaaattattcaagtaaaagttcaacttgtttttctctttttgctctcaaattctaatttctcaaaattcagtcaactctctcaactttcTCCTCTATCCTCCTCTACACTAtgtaaaaatgactctatttataaccaagacccttgtcttgaaccactaacccgaaatattcccataattgcatgccttgcccccactgcttaatgtttttcttatttaattcccttgtttCCCCATGcttacatgttttgtcccccactatattaaacaaatacattattcccactccattatgtcttgtcccccactatattaaataaatgcattattcccactccattatgtcttgtcccccaccatatactattgtaatattattaatgcctagtggaaggagcactcagattaaataattgttcaaattttcaattccaaaaatacccctccgaacttactgaaattaccattttaaccctgaaaatactgcaatttaccattctacccccatcagctataaccaattcgcctaatcaattctaaccaaaatacaacagctatagccaattcctaaacaaattcaaacaacaaattcaaactaaatgatgaacagcaAAGAAacaaactggaattattttgactaaacaatatttttattttatttttttcttttaacaacaaacctactttcagattcaacaacaataacaaacaagtagattcaaatcactaaactcaaaaatcaattgaacttcaaattaaatctaacaacattacaaccaagataaaggattcaagtcattaaactaacacacttctatattaaaactaaacaagaaaaaaaacaaactgaagaaataatcaagaaacgacaaacaacgaacaagaaaagaatcaaacatatactgatttcagatccgagaatatcaaacaaaatacggacagaaataaaacttaaaccaactaactggATCGGAacaacgatgaactcgaacggaaacaaatctgcccggaaactttgaaaccaaaataactcgaatctgcccggaaaatAACTCGACGAGTAGGAACGCAACAGTGGCGGCGCTGGGCAGTCCGTAGAGGGGTCGTGCGGAGATGGAGTTCGCTGGGGGTTTCAGGTGAACGGGGCTGGTGGTAATGACGGGACTGCGTGTGACGTAGCTGCTGGTCGTGAGGGAACTACTGGTCGTTTGGAGACGACGAACTGCACGCGTCGAAGCTGCACGTAGAAGCAGTTCACGTCCATGGCTGGAGCCTCGCAACTGGAGGAGCTGGGCGTTCATGGCTTGGGGTTGTCGCAGGTGGTCGCTTGGAACGGAGCTCGCTGGCTGTTGTAGGGTGGTTATGTTGTTTGGTCGTTTGGTCGTGGAAGTTGCTGCTGGTTTGGGGGCGATGAAGAAGACGAGGTTGAAGGGGTGGTAACGATGAAGGAGAAGACGAAGTAGTGGCAGCCATGGTCGACGTCCATGGTGGTCGACGAAAAAGATGAGGCAGCAGGGTTGTTTGGAGACGACGGACTATCGTGGTGATGGagctgtgtgtgtgtatgtgttggCGGAGGATGAAGGGGACGACGGGAGAGGGGCAACCATGGGAGGGGAGCTTTgggagttttggagaagaagagggaaagagaggggggcgggtggtttgttaggtttagggttagggaaatgaaaaaatgaaaaatgaagaaaggagttgggtctttggggttatggactgggtcgacccagtttgaaatggactgggtcgtaggggaATGTTGGGTATTTGgtttaaaatttgaagaaaaggcccaatccgatttcttctatttttgttcttttctatttattcaatttcctaaataataaagctaaaaatgctaagattaaattataaaaacccaaaattatctcaaaatactaattaaatcgtaataacaattatcgcacatttaaatagcaattaactataaaatcacacaatttggacgttaaatgctaaaaatgcaacgtacattattttttatgattttttcattttgtaaaacaaatttaattaaatataaaatgcaaacgcgacatattttttatattttattaatttaaacaaataaacatgcacagacaaaaatacaaataattatccaaaaatgccacgaaaatttaAAAAtcgcacacaaagaaaaattgttttattttggatttttgggagtaattctcatatagggcaaaaatcacgtgctcacagctaccactctttgtccggaaacacgtagggttttcgtgcaaagataaagtgagcggatatgagcgatttttgcccgttggaatactccgtgtgaaacattttttttttgaaagatttgaccgaacctttgcttcagaggtttcctacatatcctgggctaaacaggaatcaggtcaatgtagttcgggaagttttggtaacTGGGACTACCATGACGCTGCGACtttactgttactgctgctgctactgctcactgacctccttattacattaaaaaagaaaaatcaaagctaagctagctatgcctatcaactactagttacaagattcctatctataattctttcgcaacttgatcttgagtcttagctgattctgcttgtagacttcgatctgaatcttgatgcttgcaagttgtaggtgcttgtttatttctgcagcattGAGTGAAGCGGGATTGGCAGAGCTCGTGACTTCAATCAGATTTTGAGCGATTTGCACTTTGTTTGCTCCAGTATTTGGGctcatcttcttttgttctttccttcctttctttattctggattgagactcactcTGTAGGTCATCTCGATCTCTGTGCttcgaggtcaaacctgctcagacaacaaaacaaataaacaaacaaaatttttctgccccagtttcactaggaaaatttcgtgagttaattgccataaaaatctacagaattgatgaggggattggaaacctcaagtctaaaaggctcatatcagggattggagccctaatgtttgcaaaaggcaaaacgctcaactcagggattggagccctaatattggctaaaaaGGGAAAATCGctcgactctgggattggagccctaatgttggctaaagaaaacttgctcaactcagggattggagccctaatgtcggctaaaagaaacttgctcaactaagggattagagccctaatgtcggctaaaggaaactcgctcaactcagggattggagccctaatgtcgtctaaaagaaaattgctcaactcaaggattggagccctaatatcggctaaaggaaaattactcaactcagggattggagcaataatgtcggctaaagaaaaatttgctcaactcagggattggagccctaatgtcggctaaaggaaaattgctcaactcagggattggagccctaatgtcggctaaagaaaaatttgctcaactcagggattggagccctaatgtcggctaaaagaaatcgctcaactcagggattggagccctaatgtcggctaaaggaaacttgctcaactcagggattggagccctaatgtcggctaagggaaaattgctcaactcaaggattggagccctaatgtcggctaaaggaaaattgctcaactcaggggcatgccggctaaaggaaaattgctcaactcagggattggatccctaatgccggctaaaaaacgctcaactcaagaattggagccctaatgttggctaaaggcgactaggggatggaggccctatgtctaaaaaggttcaactcagggattagagccctaatgttggtaaaaggcgactagggaatggaggccctatgtctaaaatctcaactcagggattcgatccctaatgttggcaaaggtgactaggggatggaggccctatgtctaaaaaggttcaactcagggattggagccctaatgttggcaaaagacgactagggaatggaggccctatgtctaaaatttcaacttagggattggagccctaatattggtaaaagtgactagggaatggaggccctatgtctaaaattttaagttagggattggagccctaatattggtaaaaaaaatgcgactagggaatggagtccctatgtctaaaaatctcaactcagggattggagccctaatattggtaatatacgactagggaatgggggccctatgtctaaaaatctcaacttagggattggagccctaatgttggcaaaagagactagggaatggaggccatatgtctaaaattttaacttagggattggagccctaatgttggcgaaaactAGGTTGATATTGGGATtctaaactaacccttttttggaattttcttcttatttctcttttcgtttttattattattattattattttgtttaataaaaatgcaggaaagaatttggaggaaacttcccttttgggttgattccttgctgcaaagctgtttcttgcacttgtgcatttcttttccctttggttgcacctgtttcttgcacggttgctttgaattgcacctgtttcaattttccaaaaaaagaacaattgtcagtttgaaaacggtggttggttcggtggccttgatcattccaattgcttggtcccgGCCTCATTTTTGTTGAGAAACttcgccattgattggcttcaaaggcgaccccctt
This region includes:
- the LOC104211730 gene encoding high mobility group B protein 6-like isoform X2; the protein is MATTAEMTLVTDPVPAKKGRSRKALKQKNPSSNEANILAAIVTQSPSLALPVDDSVKENLETLTQPRSEKKTNKRGASKAKKQTETENSFEKELLEMQEKLQKMTLEKEQTEEILKAREDMLKQKEEELEARDKEQEKLQIELKKLQKMKEFKPTLNFPIVQSLRDKEEKKEKKKKADPSKKRPAAPYVLWCKDQWNEVKKANPNAEFKEISNLLGAKWKTISAEEKKPYEEKYQAEKEAYLKIVGKEKRELEAMRLLDEEQKQKTAMELLEQYIQFQQGAIENENKKKKKEKDPLKPKQPLSAFFLFTNERRAALLAENKNVKEVAKITGEEWKNMTEKQKAPYEGMAMKRKEKYLQEMEVYKKKKDEEAAAHSKEEEELMKLKKQEALQLLKKKEKTENLIKKTKENRQKKKQKEDNVVDPNKPKKPAGSFFLFSKEERKKLVEERPGINNSTITALISLKWKELSEEEKQVWNNKAAEAYKKEMEEYNKSVAEKQNNN
- the LOC104211730 gene encoding high mobility group B protein 6-like isoform X1, with the protein product MATTAEMTLVTDPVPAKKGRSRKALKQKNPSSNEANILAAIVTQSPSLALPVDDSVKENLETLTQPRSEKKTNKRGASKAKKQTETENSFEKELLEMQEKLQKMTLEKEQTEEILKAREDMLKQKEEELEARDKEQEKLQIELKKLQKMKEFKPTLNFPIVQSLRDKEEKKEKKKKADPSKKRPAAPYVLWCKDQWNEVKKANPNAEFKEISNLLGAKWKTISAEEKKPYEEKYQAEKEAYLKIVGKEKRELEAMRLLDEEQKQKTAMELLEQYIQFQQGAIENENKKKKKEKDPLKPKQPLSAFFLFTNERRAALLAENKNVKEVAKITGEEWKNMTEKQKAPYEGMAMKRKEKYLQEMEVYKKKKDEEAAAHSKEEEELMKLKKQEALQLLKKKEKTENLIKQKTKENRQKKKQKEDNVVDPNKPKKPAGSFFLFSKEERKKLVEERPGINNSTITALISLKWKELSEEEKQVWNNKAAEAYKKEMEEYNKSVAEKQNNN